From the genome of Burkholderia cepacia ATCC 25416:
CCTGGGGCGCCGTTCGCGCCCTGCCCCCGCAATTGCTTATCCAACAGGTTGCCGCTATTCTACCGTGCCGGCTGCCGGATGTGGCGCGACCTTGTCACTGCGTCTGGAGGCGACCCTCCAGCCGCCCGCGCAACCGCCCTTCACGCTCGACGTCCAGATTCATGCTGCCTACCGTATTCATCGTCTCCGACGGCACCGGGATCACTGCCGAAACCTTCGCGCACTCGATCCTCTCCCAGTTCGACCAGAAATTCCGTCTCGTGCGCGTGCCGTTCGTGGACTCGCTCGACAAGGCCTATGCGACCGTCGAGAAGATCAACGAGGCCGCCGTGCACGACGGCCGCCGCGCGATCGTGTTCACGACGCTCGTCGACAGCGAGTCGAACGACATCGTCAAACGCTCGAACGCGCTCGTGCTCGACATGTTCCAGCGCTTCGTCGAGCCGCTCGAGCAGGAACTGGAGCTCAAGTCGAGCCACGCGATGGGCCGCGGCCACCAGAACGCGGACACTGAGGAATACAAGACGCGGATCGAGGCGATCAACTTCTCGCTCGCGCACGACGACGGCCAGTCGAACCGCAACCTGTCGGAGGCCGACGTGATCCTCGTCGGCGTGTCGCGCAGCGGCAAGACGCCGACGAGCCTGTATCTCGCGATGCAGTACGGCGTGAAGGCAGCGAACTATCCGCTGATTCCGGAAGACTTCGAACGCGGCAAGCTGCCGTCGGCGCTCGCCTCGCACCGCGAGAAGCTGTTCGGGCTGTCGATCGACCCGCAGCGCCTGTCGGAGATCCGGAACGAGCGGCGCCCGGGCAGCAAGTACGCGGCGCCCGAGAACTGCCGCTACGAAATCAACGAGGCGGAAGCGATGATGCGCCGCGAGGGGATCAAGTGGCTGTCGTCGACGCACAAGTCGATCGAGGAAATCGCGACGACGATCCTGCAGGAAGTCCGCCTCGACCGGCAGTCGTACTAAGGCCGAGCGCCGTCGGCCGCCCAGACGCCGCCGGAAACGAAAAGGCCGCGTCGAACGCGGCCTTTTTTCGTGGTGCGGGGGAACGCGCGAGCGTGGCGTCACGCTCACCGC
Proteins encoded in this window:
- a CDS encoding pyruvate, water dikinase regulatory protein, producing MLPTVFIVSDGTGITAETFAHSILSQFDQKFRLVRVPFVDSLDKAYATVEKINEAAVHDGRRAIVFTTLVDSESNDIVKRSNALVLDMFQRFVEPLEQELELKSSHAMGRGHQNADTEEYKTRIEAINFSLAHDDGQSNRNLSEADVILVGVSRSGKTPTSLYLAMQYGVKAANYPLIPEDFERGKLPSALASHREKLFGLSIDPQRLSEIRNERRPGSKYAAPENCRYEINEAEAMMRREGIKWLSSTHKSIEEIATTILQEVRLDRQSY